Proteins from a single region of Aureibacter tunicatorum:
- a CDS encoding M43 family zinc metalloprotease: MAIGHGALAQKQKIETAVPEKHQETHQISCGTHELTEEFLEAHPEIKLEEEKFQELIKSAKRDQQNRRSSRASETEYTIPVVFHSYHPNDPYSVFPIEQAQDVIQMLNEDFNAENADFSDIDPDFQTIAADVGIRFELAKFDPDGNPTSGITYTVTDDAAYNDGGFRDTPFKEKKYWPRSEYMNVWVVGSIDDSPYASGYAYRPTTVTGEPTKDGIVYNRRYLGRDGIGSSETEVTGPNAHMARVMTHEVGHYLGLYHTFEGGCSGLGDRIDDTPATTQAFDCEREFYPCDPAVKANIENYMGYHSCTRMYTNGQKLAMRTAMESSASDRDNLTTAENLLKTLGYGLSASRLEYSRQILSEAIANDGSIEGEIEVSLIGGNASFVISSGNLSEGTHFTASNIPAGLNVQITVVDAKKASIQFTGNASAHEQVNTLHDIGISFRAAAFVGEDFNQMKSVENNSISLMFKDVYRIVHIDISPDRISHEGDERVNISPEDAFGNLLFRPYYRSYQQDSALYVQSNGMYFVGVADLTKDHVLPLAEGTEIGASSNWDTEFQDRRFPLIWKEDVYHDWESVDAYMGIQITKDGLPHYGWIHLKVSAAGDSLTVFDYAYNEEPYAPIKAGETESPIVTYSQQHYWESLDNDGSIKTEAFVDLVTLDEEFSMSSGTLQAGTHYRVNNVPSGLSVKVEAIHKKRLKVSFEGNATIHDASASVSNFTFELLDPVFNTSRASDILNTRITDFKISFYNDFKIVHRTYAPTEVYNANNVWKILGFKEEGDLSTDFGNGSFAFQNQYTYNFNLYPYDGGSVAAVLDGDKPMVSLITAGEEIGDMTSWIRGSSEYDDRLYVKNDNYLVWKGKTGFVGFRMEKDGLYHYGWIKISLSDAGTDLIVHEYAYNTKPLEKIIAGDIGNGNLVASGLDFKESYDNDGSIRESSTMGITLLGDGFSEVAGTILTENTHFRVNNLPQGLSVEAEVTSSTTLEITLTGNASAHEIKGEVQNVSISFLNAAFVSGNASSVNNSTISGINIIYLDPYKVIFTPADPSAYVNTERTMDNLDRFEGHARMDDSGFTLYYDSDSLRFISYEKPLVVNGDGKTISLITEGTLIDESLNFQNGKPQGQRNPFDANEWKNKTGFIGVKFTKDGRFHYGWYEVEVDAKGETLTLLGWAYHNKPETPLMAGEGKRLLEHNSVSGYYEKNSNVGELDNSNPLIITTVGQGWSQEVGNVLASSHYDFTNIPAGITPVITILTENTAQLTFNGNANFHASGNTVQNAKLSFNASAFDGVADISDVRNNGFNLMLGFADDFGITYVDIDDQTLSASNTIVQFTLDEAYADTDLRLDFYSDNFNVTFQDNDNFIVVLDSVFTYEPGWSYVKTHDFGDLIGGSSTFGETSYNPYLRDPSYFNTWVDKVNYLGFKWMKADQPYYGWIRFDVNADGSQFTVKEFAYQNSAYFPIKAGYRNPGLSFSSKAFNETLQNDGRLDPTGITITLIGDEFSQTSGELDASSYSITNVPAGFTPKLTVLGKDKARLVLEGQVSAHASSNQVSNISLQFFDSAFLSGDANILENHEINDIKVVFYDAFEIIYEDRRSENISGDQEIPMSDPIWQDAGQYWEYKVYPSYVYLASNQAVEYIGTGGERATALKADQIVDGSSNYEKGSRAYLQDRYGFTEDETSYLGIRIKSEGEYYYGWIHIRTSNFNDNGVPQTITLLEHAYNSQPNAPIKTGQTEYQGKPTLAIRESSLYLNSSDAISFGEMSVGEPDLTKMFYLENIGNEVLTLTGSVNDFITLEGDDIDAFEVVQTNLKENVAIGESLSFEVSFKPSTEGEKSAKLILNSNDPNFPMFSLNLNGTAKAPVDVIEPVVEITSTPAVVNDEINILSGQSVDFMDASTNTPTSWSWKVDGEEMGTDSNFSYTFANAGEFNVELTASNSAGSATKSVKVIVTSALTASISTDFMNLKVGDIRALAADVNLAGSSYAWEILKDGESVSTEISESFDYTFATAGNYEVKLTVNNNGQTVVADSKTFDVAKLEQSLTLNESSIELFIDENFEILVTGAQTALSFKGADDNIATVDAEGNITAISPGTIMVTVVAEGTSEYEEAQATIEITVKRNNDIVLGASDSIAEIISVYPNPSNGNFTLKLPKGVSKGKVELWDALGGHVLTDALKTNYSFTNLTTGVYFLRVYVDGKSTVLKLYIR, translated from the coding sequence GGATTCGTTTTGAATTAGCGAAATTTGATCCGGATGGCAACCCTACTTCAGGTATTACATACACAGTAACTGATGACGCCGCATACAATGATGGTGGTTTTAGGGATACGCCTTTTAAGGAAAAGAAGTATTGGCCTAGAAGCGAGTATATGAATGTTTGGGTTGTAGGGTCGATTGATGATTCTCCTTATGCTTCAGGTTATGCTTATCGTCCGACAACAGTAACAGGCGAGCCAACGAAAGATGGTATTGTGTATAACAGAAGATATTTGGGAAGAGACGGAATTGGATCTTCAGAGACTGAAGTCACAGGTCCTAATGCGCATATGGCACGTGTGATGACACATGAGGTAGGACATTATTTGGGTCTTTATCACACATTTGAAGGAGGCTGTAGCGGTCTGGGAGATAGAATTGATGATACTCCAGCAACTACTCAAGCATTTGATTGCGAAAGAGAATTTTACCCTTGTGATCCAGCTGTAAAGGCTAATATTGAGAATTATATGGGCTATCATAGCTGTACGAGAATGTATACCAATGGTCAGAAATTGGCAATGCGTACGGCTATGGAAAGTTCTGCATCTGACAGAGATAACTTGACTACAGCGGAAAATTTGTTGAAAACGCTTGGTTATGGTCTAAGCGCATCCCGTTTGGAGTATAGCCGTCAGATTCTTTCTGAAGCTATAGCAAATGATGGTAGCATCGAAGGTGAAATAGAAGTTAGTTTAATAGGTGGTAACGCGAGCTTTGTGATTTCATCAGGAAACTTAAGCGAGGGTACGCATTTCACGGCTTCGAATATCCCTGCGGGATTAAATGTGCAAATTACTGTTGTTGATGCAAAGAAAGCGAGCATCCAATTTACTGGAAATGCATCTGCGCATGAACAAGTGAATACCTTGCATGATATAGGAATTAGTTTTAGAGCTGCTGCTTTTGTTGGTGAAGACTTTAATCAAATGAAATCAGTAGAAAATAATTCGATATCGTTAATGTTTAAGGATGTGTATAGAATTGTTCATATTGATATTTCACCTGACAGAATTTCACATGAAGGCGATGAGCGTGTGAATATTTCGCCTGAAGACGCTTTTGGAAACTTGCTTTTCAGACCTTACTATCGTTCATACCAACAGGATAGCGCTCTTTATGTGCAGTCAAATGGGATGTATTTCGTAGGTGTTGCGGATTTGACAAAAGATCATGTGTTGCCTCTTGCTGAAGGAACTGAGATTGGGGCGTCTAGCAACTGGGATACAGAATTTCAAGATAGAAGATTCCCTTTGATTTGGAAGGAAGATGTTTATCATGATTGGGAAAGTGTTGACGCTTATATGGGTATTCAGATTACTAAAGATGGGTTGCCGCATTATGGCTGGATTCATTTGAAAGTTTCAGCGGCTGGCGATAGTTTAACTGTTTTTGATTATGCTTATAATGAAGAGCCTTATGCTCCGATAAAAGCAGGGGAAACTGAAAGTCCAATCGTCACTTATTCTCAGCAACATTATTGGGAAAGTTTAGACAATGACGGATCCATTAAGACTGAAGCGTTTGTAGATTTAGTTACTCTGGATGAAGAGTTTTCTATGAGTTCAGGAACTTTGCAAGCAGGAACACATTACCGAGTAAACAATGTTCCTTCTGGTTTAAGTGTTAAAGTTGAAGCAATTCATAAGAAACGATTAAAAGTCAGCTTTGAAGGAAATGCGACAATTCATGACGCTTCCGCATCAGTTAGTAATTTTACATTTGAACTATTGGATCCGGTTTTCAATACCTCGAGAGCTTCAGATATTTTAAATACGCGAATAACTGACTTCAAAATAAGCTTTTATAATGACTTTAAAATTGTGCATCGAACATATGCTCCAACAGAAGTTTATAATGCAAATAATGTATGGAAAATATTAGGCTTTAAAGAAGAGGGTGACTTAAGCACTGATTTTGGGAATGGGTCTTTTGCATTTCAAAACCAGTATACTTATAACTTTAATTTATACCCTTATGATGGTGGAAGTGTAGCAGCTGTTCTTGATGGAGACAAGCCTATGGTAAGCTTAATCACTGCTGGGGAAGAAATTGGCGATATGACTTCTTGGATAAGAGGTAGCTCAGAGTATGATGATAGACTTTACGTGAAAAATGATAATTATCTTGTGTGGAAGGGCAAAACGGGCTTTGTCGGTTTTCGTATGGAAAAAGACGGACTTTATCATTACGGATGGATAAAGATATCATTAAGCGATGCGGGTACGGATCTAATAGTTCATGAATATGCTTATAATACAAAGCCGCTTGAGAAAATTATAGCAGGAGATATTGGAAACGGCAATCTTGTAGCTTCAGGGTTGGACTTTAAAGAAAGTTATGACAATGACGGAAGCATAAGAGAAAGTTCAACAATGGGCATTACTTTATTAGGTGACGGGTTTTCAGAAGTTGCTGGAACAATATTAACCGAGAATACTCATTTTAGAGTGAACAACCTTCCTCAAGGACTTTCAGTAGAAGCGGAAGTAACAAGCTCAACGACTCTAGAAATTACATTAACAGGTAATGCTTCGGCGCATGAAATAAAAGGTGAAGTTCAAAATGTAAGCATTAGTTTCTTGAATGCAGCGTTTGTTTCAGGTAATGCTTCATCGGTTAACAACTCTACGATTTCGGGAATTAATATTATTTATTTAGATCCTTATAAAGTGATTTTTACTCCGGCGGATCCTTCTGCTTATGTAAACACAGAACGTACCATGGATAATTTGGATCGTTTTGAAGGTCATGCGAGAATGGATGATTCTGGTTTTACGCTTTATTACGACAGTGATTCATTGCGTTTTATTTCTTATGAGAAGCCATTGGTTGTAAATGGAGATGGAAAAACGATTTCTCTTATTACGGAAGGCACGCTCATTGATGAAAGTTTAAATTTCCAAAATGGTAAGCCACAAGGGCAAAGAAATCCTTTTGATGCTAACGAATGGAAAAATAAGACAGGTTTTATTGGTGTTAAATTCACAAAAGACGGCAGATTCCATTACGGATGGTACGAAGTAGAAGTTGATGCTAAAGGCGAGACGTTAACTCTTCTTGGCTGGGCTTATCATAATAAACCTGAGACTCCTTTAATGGCAGGGGAAGGCAAGCGGTTATTGGAGCATAATTCAGTAAGCGGTTATTATGAAAAGAATTCGAATGTTGGAGAACTGGATAATTCCAATCCATTAATCATCACTACTGTTGGGCAGGGTTGGAGCCAAGAAGTAGGAAATGTATTAGCTTCAAGTCATTATGATTTTACTAATATTCCAGCCGGGATCACTCCTGTAATCACGATCTTAACAGAAAATACTGCTCAGCTTACTTTTAATGGAAATGCAAATTTCCATGCTTCAGGAAATACAGTTCAAAATGCTAAATTAAGCTTTAATGCTTCTGCTTTTGATGGGGTTGCTGACATTAGCGATGTAAGAAATAATGGTTTTAATTTGATGCTAGGTTTTGCCGATGACTTCGGAATCACTTACGTTGACATAGATGACCAAACATTAAGTGCGTCTAATACTATAGTCCAATTCACTTTAGATGAAGCTTATGCAGATACGGATCTAAGATTGGATTTTTACTCTGATAACTTTAATGTCACTTTTCAAGATAATGATAATTTTATCGTTGTTCTTGATTCTGTATTTACCTATGAGCCTGGATGGTCTTATGTTAAAACACATGATTTTGGCGATCTGATCGGAGGTAGCTCTACTTTTGGAGAAACATCATATAACCCTTACTTAAGAGATCCTTCTTATTTCAATACTTGGGTGGATAAAGTGAATTACCTTGGTTTCAAATGGATGAAAGCTGACCAACCTTACTACGGGTGGATTAGATTTGATGTGAATGCTGATGGTAGTCAATTTACTGTGAAAGAATTTGCTTATCAAAATTCCGCTTACTTCCCGATTAAAGCTGGTTATAGAAATCCTGGTTTATCATTTAGTTCAAAAGCGTTTAATGAAACTTTGCAAAATGATGGAAGGTTAGACCCTACAGGTATCACAATAACTCTTATTGGGGATGAGTTTAGCCAAACTTCTGGAGAATTAGACGCTTCAAGTTATTCAATCACGAATGTGCCTGCAGGGTTTACACCTAAATTGACAGTGCTTGGGAAAGATAAAGCGAGGTTGGTGCTTGAAGGACAAGTAAGCGCGCATGCTAGCTCAAATCAAGTGTCTAATATTTCACTTCAGTTTTTTGACAGCGCTTTCCTTTCTGGAGATGCGAATATTTTGGAAAATCATGAAATTAATGATATTAAGGTTGTTTTCTATGATGCATTTGAAATCATATATGAGGATAGAAGATCAGAAAATATCAGCGGAGATCAAGAAATTCCGATGAGCGATCCTATTTGGCAGGATGCTGGTCAATATTGGGAATATAAAGTTTATCCATCATATGTTTATTTAGCAAGCAATCAGGCAGTAGAGTATATAGGTACTGGTGGTGAAAGAGCAACAGCTCTAAAGGCTGATCAAATAGTAGATGGTTCTTCAAATTATGAAAAAGGATCTAGAGCTTATTTGCAAGATCGCTATGGTTTTACAGAAGATGAAACATCATACCTAGGGATTAGAATAAAGAGTGAAGGAGAATATTATTATGGTTGGATACATATTCGAACAAGTAATTTTAATGATAATGGAGTTCCTCAGACTATTACTTTATTAGAGCATGCTTATAATTCCCAGCCTAATGCTCCTATCAAAACGGGACAAACAGAATACCAAGGAAAACCTACGCTTGCAATAAGAGAGTCGAGCTTGTATTTGAACAGTTCTGATGCAATCTCTTTTGGCGAGATGTCTGTTGGAGAGCCAGATTTAACGAAAATGTTCTATTTGGAAAATATCGGTAATGAGGTTTTAACTCTTACTGGTTCAGTGAATGATTTTATTACTCTTGAAGGTGACGATATAGATGCATTTGAAGTTGTACAAACAAATTTGAAAGAAAATGTAGCTATTGGAGAATCTTTAAGCTTCGAAGTGAGTTTCAAACCAAGCACTGAGGGTGAAAAGTCAGCTAAGCTTATTTTGAATTCTAATGATCCTAATTTTCCGATGTTTAGCTTGAACTTGAATGGAACAGCGAAAGCTCCTGTGGATGTGATCGAGCCAGTTGTTGAGATTACTTCAACTCCAGCAGTTGTAAATGATGAAATTAACATTTTGTCAGGCCAATCTGTGGATTTTATGGATGCTTCGACGAACACACCGACTTCTTGGTCATGGAAAGTTGATGGCGAGGAAATGGGAACAGATAGTAATTTCAGCTATACTTTTGCAAACGCAGGAGAGTTCAATGTCGAGTTAACTGCATCGAATAGTGCGGGATCAGCGACTAAATCGGTGAAAGTAATCGTAACATCAGCTTTGACAGCAAGTATCAGCACTGATTTTATGAATTTGAAAGTAGGTGATATCAGAGCGCTTGCCGCGGATGTGAACTTAGCAGGTTCAAGTTACGCTTGGGAAATTTTGAAAGATGGAGAGTCTGTATCAACAGAAATTTCAGAAAGCTTTGATTATACTTTTGCGACAGCTGGTAACTACGAAGTGAAGCTGACTGTTAATAATAACGGTCAAACAGTTGTAGCTGATTCGAAAACGTTCGATGTGGCTAAACTTGAGCAAAGCTTGACTTTGAATGAAAGCTCAATTGAATTGTTTATTGATGAGAATTTCGAAATTCTAGTAACAGGTGCGCAAACAGCATTGTCATTTAAAGGTGCGGACGATAATATAGCGACTGTAGATGCTGAAGGAAATATTACAGCGATTAGTCCAGGAACAATTATGGTTACTGTTGTTGCTGAAGGTACTTCAGAATATGAGGAAGCTCAAGCTACGATAGAGATTACTGTAAAAAGAAATAATGATATCGTTCTAGGTGCTTCTGATTCAATTGCAGAAATCATTTCGGTTTATCCGAATCCATCGAATGGTAATTTCACATTGAAATTGCCTAAAGGAGTAAGCAAAGGGAAAGTTGAATTATGGGATGCTTTAGGAGGTCATGTGCTTACAGATGCACTTAAAACTAACTATAGCTTTACAAATTTAACAACAGGAGTTTACTTCTTGCGTGTATACGTTGATGGTAAGTCCACAGTATTGAAGCTTTATATTCGTTAA
- a CDS encoding helix-turn-helix transcriptional regulator: MSVNNRINDLILKKNMSRVKFAESIGIPTATIQNIVGSRKSSPSSEVLEKILQRFPDVDANWLLSGKSKNLTNSNELESETNSNKSTSSNQNELLKMLIEENNFLKENNERMKKLLYGEAYSTLQPGKLIGSQIHHLAQGNNAYYMAL, from the coding sequence ATGAGCGTAAATAATAGAATAAATGACCTTATTCTCAAGAAAAACATGAGTAGGGTTAAGTTTGCTGAGTCAATTGGAATACCAACTGCTACTATACAAAATATCGTAGGTAGTAGAAAATCATCCCCTTCTAGTGAGGTTTTAGAAAAAATATTGCAAAGATTTCCTGATGTAGATGCAAATTGGTTATTAAGCGGTAAGTCAAAAAACTTAACTAATTCAAATGAACTAGAAAGTGAGACTAACTCAAACAAAAGCACTTCAAGTAATCAGAATGAATTATTAAAGATGCTCATTGAAGAAAATAATTTTCTGAAAGAGAATAATGAAAGAATGAAGAAGCTATTATACGGAGAGGCTTATTCAACTCTACAGCCGGGAAAGCTCATAGGTAGTCAAATACATCATTTAGCACAGGGAAATAACGCTTATTATATGGCTTTATAA
- a CDS encoding pentapeptide repeat-containing protein encodes MIELLRGVKWLYAFLLIITLIICFLVVFFNDMSRYFFPNSLNKEGELLKVILTFIGGLVGIMLLFIHYKRMVLTDKGQIEDRFNNAVEHLGNTDNDSIVVGGAYSLHQVALQDFSYREIVLKILCAHIRNESFLLNDERPQKISFVSKTILENIALNQNNNRDKRNIYDSSLIDLSNAFLSYSTLMGGNFRKSVLRGAYLDSAILRRANLHKAQLVDVDFSCADLKGADLSHSNMRGALLYGTDLSNADLTCVSLSRKNCEGVILKGANLTKAGLGSINLSFVNLSEANLTRAYLFRTNLRDANFRDANLTNAYFVEADLSRTLLKSAKLSGANFSGAILDQAFLNDDALDGGYLAFDYSHMRSDFITPEYLDQQGAVYDENTVFTLLEEDKK; translated from the coding sequence ATGATTGAGTTATTGAGAGGTGTTAAATGGCTATATGCATTTTTATTGATTATAACATTAATTATATGCTTTTTAGTTGTTTTTTTTAATGATATGTCTCGTTATTTTTTTCCAAATTCTTTGAATAAAGAAGGTGAATTATTGAAAGTAATTTTAACCTTTATCGGAGGATTGGTGGGGATTATGCTTTTATTTATTCATTATAAGAGGATGGTTTTAACAGATAAAGGTCAGATTGAAGATCGTTTTAATAATGCTGTTGAGCATCTAGGAAATACTGATAATGATAGTATTGTAGTAGGTGGAGCTTATTCTCTTCATCAGGTTGCACTGCAAGATTTTTCTTATAGAGAAATTGTGTTAAAAATTTTATGTGCACATATCAGAAATGAATCATTTTTATTAAATGACGAGAGACCTCAAAAAATTAGCTTCGTATCAAAAACTATTTTAGAAAATATCGCACTAAATCAAAATAATAATAGAGATAAGAGAAATATTTACGATAGTAGTTTAATTGATTTATCAAATGCATTTCTAAGTTATAGCACTTTAATGGGAGGAAATTTTAGAAAATCAGTATTAAGAGGAGCGTATTTGGATAGTGCTATTTTGAGAAGAGCAAATTTACATAAAGCTCAGTTAGTAGATGTAGATTTTAGTTGTGCTGACTTAAAAGGAGCGGATTTAAGCCATTCAAATATGAGAGGAGCACTATTGTATGGCACTGATTTGAGTAATGCAGATTTAACATGTGTATCCTTATCAAGGAAAAATTGTGAAGGAGTTATTTTAAAAGGTGCTAATTTGACCAAAGCTGGATTGGGAAGTATTAATTTATCATTTGTTAATTTATCTGAAGCGAACTTGACAAGAGCATATTTATTTAGAACTAATTTAAGAGATGCTAATTTTCGAGATGCTAATTTAACTAATGCATATTTTGTTGAAGCTGATTTAAGTAGAACGTTATTAAAGTCTGCAAAATTATCTGGGGCAAATTTCTCAGGAGCAATTTTAGATCAAGCTTTTTTAAACGATGATGCTTTAGATGGTGGATATCTTGCTTTTGATTATTCGCATATGCGTTCTGATTTTATTACTCCAGAGTATTTAGATCAACAAGGAGCAGTTTATGATGAAAATACAGTATTTACTTTATTAGAAGAAGATAAGAAATAA
- a CDS encoding helix-turn-helix domain-containing protein: protein MSQEKKFKTRKEIAHEIGVSPKTLYRYLKKLELNFPQGRLNPKQVIQIYEALGVV from the coding sequence ATGTCCCAAGAGAAAAAATTCAAGACAAGAAAAGAAATCGCCCACGAAATCGGCGTGAGTCCGAAAACCTTGTACAGGTATTTAAAAAAATTAGAGTTGAACTTTCCCCAAGGAAGGCTCAACCCTAAACAAGTTATTCAGATTTATGAGGCGTTGGGGGTGGTCTAA
- a CDS encoding transglutaminase-like domain-containing protein, producing the protein MKAKFKRPLKDGVEFNSYFSFPDHKEDFPTMQADYFQIVDLMKDLILKTQSQTAKIAKRLNGESLGEICENIYDFIYNHVQYKEDEKGWEVLHTPDRIWFKRFTGVDCDDYTILASSILLNLGISHALRMVAYDNDYQHIYVVVPKFKHSNLDHRSDYYAIDPVVDEFNQEPKYADHPPKHDEIMIPVRVLSGVEQTTEFIPDMNQDIEDMLVGISGVSSNSSFIQAKSSVNLLDEEPDFTDELLLSGLGSNSQDLSPDQVMDGLWDGVKIHLIKTRNTLLSKPVFKQLESGLIQEINHALDNWIDPVQRAKTILLLAEKEEKLEREANQTEGLGFLKKFRKRIWRGIKKTVKRVGKGIKKVSRKIGKSVKRAWTGIKKTAKKVGKAVWTGVKKVGKFLMRFNPVTALARGGVLLAIGGNAFKMAEKLGLAFLSPSEARKHNVDEGAYKKSIEAYKKTYNLFVNIMQGKRSKLDKAIRKGFRKKFKGEISRKMSFDAIKGGGVTMRKSVATSKSKRVNRTVKRSTRRLPSKFPQRRPTGSLFRKRYSLRGIEEEEILTQEELEQEIENEVNRLVTSEGEGLQGLGEPATATTGAAASGFIAKILAFLKSFGGKIFKAAKKIFKKKPLTEEEMKMTPKERRQKRREERKAKREQKKNGKTDIRQKANELINKGENIFHKGQEIYSEGRKIYHDGKNLVNNAKNMIDTSASGGSGSHSSAAQAQLTYESGSKQASSNGMMIVGLALFGGILLSKSKGKDEPEDKK; encoded by the coding sequence ATGAAAGCCAAGTTTAAAAGGCCGCTGAAGGACGGCGTGGAATTCAACAGCTATTTTAGTTTTCCGGATCATAAGGAAGATTTCCCGACCATGCAAGCGGATTACTTCCAGATTGTCGATTTAATGAAAGACTTGATCTTGAAAACCCAATCGCAAACGGCGAAAATCGCCAAAAGGCTAAATGGCGAATCTTTGGGCGAAATCTGCGAGAACATCTACGACTTTATCTACAACCATGTGCAATACAAAGAGGATGAGAAAGGATGGGAAGTGTTGCACACACCGGATAGAATATGGTTCAAGCGATTCACGGGCGTTGATTGCGACGACTACACGATTCTAGCCAGTTCGATCCTTTTGAATTTGGGGATTTCTCATGCGCTTCGCATGGTGGCCTATGATAATGATTACCAACACATTTATGTTGTGGTTCCCAAGTTCAAGCATTCCAATTTAGACCATAGAAGCGATTATTACGCCATAGACCCTGTGGTGGACGAATTCAACCAAGAGCCAAAGTATGCTGATCATCCACCAAAACACGATGAAATTATGATTCCAGTTCGAGTATTGTCCGGCGTGGAGCAAACCACAGAGTTTATCCCGGACATGAATCAAGACATTGAAGATATGCTTGTAGGTATATCGGGTGTCTCCTCCAATAGTTCCTTCATCCAAGCAAAAAGCAGCGTGAACTTGTTGGACGAAGAGCCCGATTTTACCGACGAGCTTTTGCTCAGCGGACTTGGCAGCAACAGCCAAGACCTGAGCCCCGATCAAGTCATGGACGGCTTGTGGGACGGAGTGAAAATCCATTTGATCAAAACCCGCAACACCTTGCTTTCAAAGCCTGTGTTCAAACAGCTTGAGAGCGGCTTGATTCAAGAAATCAACCACGCCTTGGACAATTGGATTGATCCTGTCCAAAGGGCGAAAACCATTCTCCTTTTGGCCGAAAAAGAGGAGAAATTGGAGCGAGAAGCCAACCAAACCGAAGGCTTGGGCTTTTTGAAAAAATTCAGAAAACGAATTTGGCGCGGCATCAAGAAAACCGTCAAAAGAGTCGGCAAAGGCATTAAAAAAGTCAGCCGAAAGATCGGAAAATCTGTCAAGCGCGCTTGGACGGGCATCAAGAAAACAGCCAAAAAGGTTGGCAAAGCCGTCTGGACGGGCGTCAAGAAAGTCGGCAAGTTTTTGATGCGCTTCAATCCTGTCACAGCACTTGCTCGTGGCGGCGTGCTTTTAGCCATTGGCGGCAACGCTTTTAAAATGGCTGAAAAATTAGGACTCGCCTTTTTGTCTCCATCAGAAGCCAGAAAGCACAATGTCGATGAAGGCGCTTACAAGAAGTCTATTGAAGCCTATAAGAAGACTTACAACCTTTTTGTCAATATCATGCAAGGCAAGCGAAGCAAGCTTGACAAAGCGATACGAAAAGGATTCAGAAAGAAATTCAAAGGGGAAATCTCCCGAAAAATGAGTTTTGACGCGATCAAAGGCGGTGGAGTGACCATGAGAAAAAGCGTTGCGACAAGCAAGAGCAAACGCGTCAATCGAACGGTCAAAAGATCCACTCGAAGATTGCCAAGCAAGTTTCCACAAAGAAGACCTACAGGCTCGCTGTTTAGAAAAAGATACAGCTTGCGCGGCATAGAGGAAGAGGAAATCTTGACGCAAGAAGAGCTTGAGCAAGAGATAGAAAACGAAGTGAACCGCCTTGTCACAAGCGAAGGCGAAGGATTGCAGGGACTTGGAGAGCCTGCCACAGCGACTACAGGCGCAGCGGCTTCCGGATTCATCGCCAAGATACTCGCTTTTCTCAAATCCTTTGGCGGCAAGATCTTCAAAGCGGCCAAGAAGATCTTCAAGAAAAAACCGCTGACGGAAGAGGAAATGAAGATGACGCCCAAGGAGCGCAGACAAAAGCGCCGGGAAGAAAGAAAAGCCAAGCGAGAGCAAAAGAAAAACGGCAAAACGGACATTCGCCAAAAGGCTAATGAGCTGATCAATAAAGGCGAAAATATTTTCCACAAAGGCCAAGAAATCTATTCGGAGGGCCGCAAGATTTATCATGACGGCAAAAACCTAGTCAACAATGCCAAAAACATGATTGACACGAGCGCTTCCGGAGGTTCCGGCTCTCATTCATCGGCGGCTCAAGCGCAGTTGACATATGAAAGCGGCTCGAAGCAAGCGAGCTCCAACGGGATGATGATTGTCGGCTTGGCGTTGTTTGGAGGCATTTTGTTAAGCAAATCCAAGGGCAAAGACGAGCCGGAAGACAAGAAATAA